From a region of the Methanobacterium formicicum DSM 3637 genome:
- a CDS encoding DNA-directed RNA polymerase subunit A' — translation MKGILKKIAQINFGLLSPENIRRMSVTKIVTPDTYDEDGYPIEAGLMDPRLGVIDPGLRCRSCGSKGGDCQGHFGHINLARPVVHVGFADTIHKILRSTCSECGRVLLTETERIDYRDRIESRLKNEESITGLVKDVYTTARRDKCPHCDTEQEDVKIDKPVSIVEGNYKLTPSEVRERLEKIPEDDYVYLGINSKVARPEWMVLTVLPVPPVTVRPSITLETGERSEDDLTHKLVDILRINQRLKENMEAGAPQLIVEDLWELLQYHVTTYFDNEASGVPPARHRSGRPLKTLAQRLKGKEGRFRSNLSGKRVNFSARTVISPDPNISINEVGVPLMIATEVTVPIYVTEWNIEDMKKYIRNGPKQHPGANYVIRPDARKIRVYDETKEAIIEKLEPGFVVERHLMDGDIVLFNRQPSLHRMSMMAHEVKVLPYKTFRLNLCVCPPYNADFDGDEMNMHVFQTEESRAEAKSLMRVQEHILSPRFGGPIIGGIHDHISGAYLLTREGSNFREDDVFQMLKKSQLPIPKPRNQEWTGKEIFSLLLPKDLNMVYKAEICRKCDECLRQECKNDAYVVIENGQLKSGAIDEKAYGAFSGKILDSVVKEYGTDRAREFLDAATKLAISGIMKRGFTTSTADEEIPREAQDRIEELLSRAEQKVEMLIEAYHNDELEALPGRSLRETLEMKIMQVLGEARDKSGEIAESYFGMDNHAVIMALTGARGSMLNLTQIAACVGQQSVRGGRIERGYSKRTLPHFQEGELGAKASGFVHSSYKTGLDPLEFFFHAMGGREGLVDTAIRTAQSGYMQRRLVNALQDLSVNADKTVRDNRGVVIQTHYGEDGIDPAKSDYGKVADIDRLIEEMRIKAKSGK, via the coding sequence TTGAAAGGAATTTTAAAGAAGATCGCCCAGATCAACTTTGGCCTGCTATCACCGGAGAACATCCGGAGAATGTCCGTCACCAAAATCGTGACCCCCGATACCTACGATGAAGATGGATACCCCATAGAAGCGGGTCTAATGGACCCCCGACTGGGAGTTATTGATCCTGGACTTCGATGTCGATCGTGTGGTTCTAAAGGAGGAGACTGCCAGGGACACTTTGGTCACATAAACCTGGCTCGACCAGTAGTCCATGTTGGATTCGCAGACACAATACACAAAATTTTACGTTCTACCTGCAGTGAATGTGGAAGGGTGCTTTTAACTGAAACCGAAAGAATAGACTACAGGGATAGAATTGAGTCCCGACTGAAAAATGAGGAAAGCATCACCGGATTAGTGAAGGATGTTTACACCACCGCACGCCGGGATAAGTGCCCCCACTGTGACACGGAACAGGAAGATGTTAAAATTGACAAACCTGTATCCATAGTTGAGGGTAACTACAAATTAACCCCCAGCGAGGTCAGAGAACGCTTGGAAAAAATCCCTGAAGATGATTACGTTTACCTAGGAATTAACTCCAAAGTAGCCCGACCAGAATGGATGGTGCTGACCGTACTACCCGTACCCCCAGTGACAGTGAGACCTTCCATCACCCTGGAAACAGGGGAAAGATCAGAGGATGACCTGACCCACAAACTGGTGGATATCCTGCGTATTAACCAGCGCCTCAAAGAGAACATGGAAGCAGGAGCACCACAGCTCATTGTAGAGGACCTCTGGGAATTATTACAGTATCACGTTACCACTTATTTTGATAATGAGGCCTCAGGAGTGCCACCAGCAAGGCACAGGTCAGGAAGGCCACTCAAGACCCTGGCTCAACGGTTAAAGGGTAAAGAAGGTCGTTTCAGAAGTAACCTGTCTGGTAAGAGGGTTAACTTCTCTGCCAGGACAGTTATCTCCCCGGACCCCAACATAAGTATCAACGAGGTAGGTGTGCCTCTAATGATCGCCACCGAAGTCACAGTACCTATCTATGTCACCGAGTGGAACATCGAAGACATGAAAAAGTACATCCGAAACGGACCTAAACAACATCCCGGTGCTAACTACGTCATCAGGCCTGATGCAAGAAAGATCAGGGTCTACGATGAAACCAAGGAAGCAATCATCGAAAAACTGGAACCCGGATTCGTGGTGGAGAGACACCTCATGGATGGGGATATCGTCCTGTTCAACAGGCAACCCTCCTTACACCGTATGTCCATGATGGCCCATGAAGTAAAGGTCCTGCCGTATAAAACATTCAGACTAAACCTCTGTGTATGTCCACCATACAACGCTGATTTTGACGGGGACGAAATGAACATGCACGTCTTCCAGACAGAAGAATCACGTGCAGAAGCAAAATCCCTTATGAGGGTACAGGAACACATACTATCGCCCCGTTTCGGAGGGCCGATTATCGGTGGAATACACGATCACATATCCGGAGCATACCTACTCACCAGGGAAGGATCCAACTTCCGTGAGGATGACGTGTTCCAGATGCTCAAAAAATCACAGTTACCAATACCCAAACCAAGAAACCAGGAATGGACTGGTAAAGAAATATTCAGCTTACTCCTACCAAAAGACCTGAACATGGTCTACAAAGCAGAGATATGTCGTAAATGCGATGAATGTCTGAGGCAGGAATGTAAAAACGATGCATATGTGGTTATAGAGAATGGACAGCTTAAATCCGGTGCTATAGATGAAAAGGCATACGGTGCATTTTCTGGTAAAATCCTGGACTCCGTGGTTAAGGAGTACGGAACTGACCGTGCACGAGAATTCCTGGATGCAGCCACTAAACTAGCCATCTCGGGTATCATGAAACGGGGATTCACCACCAGTACTGCAGATGAGGAAATTCCACGTGAAGCACAGGACAGGATCGAGGAACTACTCTCCCGGGCTGAACAGAAAGTGGAAATGCTCATTGAAGCATACCATAACGATGAACTGGAAGCCCTACCTGGCCGCAGTCTCAGGGAAACCCTGGAGATGAAGATCATGCAGGTACTGGGTGAAGCCAGGGATAAATCAGGGGAAATAGCAGAAAGCTATTTTGGAATGGACAACCACGCAGTTATCATGGCATTAACCGGTGCTCGAGGTTCCATGCTAAACCTGACTCAGATCGCAGCCTGTGTGGGACAACAATCTGTTCGTGGTGGTCGTATCGAGAGGGGTTACAGTAAACGAACTTTACCTCACTTCCAGGAAGGTGAACTCGGTGCTAAAGCAAGTGGATTTGTTCACTCCAGTTACAAAACCGGACTGGACCCACTGGAATTCTTCTTCCACGCTATGGGAGGACGTGAAGGACTGGTGGATACTGCTATCCGTACAGCACAGAGTGGTTACATGCAACGTCGACTGGTGAACGCACTGCAGGATTTATCAGTGAATGCTGATAAAACAGTGCGAGACAACAGAGGAGTGGTCATCCAGACCCACTACGGTGAAGATGGAATCGACCCAGCCAAGAGTGACTACGGAAAAGTAGCCGACATTGATCGATTAATAGAAGAAATGAGAATCAAAGCCAAATCAGGCAAATAA
- the rpoA2 gene encoding DNA-directed RNA polymerase subunit A'', whose protein sequence is MDIVKVEKLVKKKRAKFPEKLIQEIAEAAERHNLDDDELDELVKEIKRAYIRSEVESGEAVGTVAAQSVGEPGTQMTMRTFHYAGVAELNVTLGLPRLIEIVDARKKISTPTMAIYFDEDHASDEEFVRTIANRIGKITLNDILKDFNVNYASMNMSIEIDEEQVKEKRLDYDEVMGKIEKTFKSVEINNNLLSFEPKITDPKHAIRELRLLADKVRDLQISGIKNIGKVVIRKEGQEWVIHTEGSNLGAVLKMDGVDRVRTTTNDIHEVEKVLGVEAARNSIIHEAQTTMEEQGLTVDVRHIMLVADMMTADGIVKSIGRHGISGEKASVLARASFEETGKHLLRASIRGEVDHLTGIIENIIIGQPIPLGTGSVGVIMKDK, encoded by the coding sequence GTGGATATAGTGAAAGTTGAAAAGCTGGTCAAAAAGAAAAGAGCCAAGTTCCCGGAAAAACTCATTCAGGAGATAGCAGAAGCTGCCGAAAGGCATAACCTGGATGATGATGAACTGGATGAACTGGTGAAAGAAATTAAAAGAGCCTACATACGGTCGGAAGTGGAGTCTGGTGAGGCAGTAGGTACAGTAGCTGCCCAATCAGTGGGAGAACCCGGTACCCAGATGACCATGCGTACATTTCACTATGCAGGGGTAGCAGAACTCAACGTTACCCTGGGGTTACCTCGACTCATTGAGATCGTGGACGCCCGTAAGAAGATATCCACACCAACCATGGCCATATACTTCGATGAAGACCATGCCAGTGATGAGGAGTTTGTGCGAACCATCGCCAACAGGATAGGTAAGATAACTCTTAATGACATCCTCAAAGACTTCAACGTTAACTACGCCAGTATGAACATGAGCATAGAGATCGATGAAGAGCAGGTGAAAGAGAAACGCCTGGACTATGATGAGGTCATGGGCAAGATAGAAAAAACTTTTAAAAGTGTAGAAATAAATAACAACCTGCTGAGTTTTGAACCCAAAATCACTGATCCTAAACATGCAATCAGGGAACTCCGACTTTTAGCTGACAAGGTTCGCGATCTCCAGATAAGTGGAATTAAGAACATAGGGAAGGTCGTGATCCGAAAAGAGGGACAGGAATGGGTTATACACACCGAAGGTTCAAACCTAGGAGCAGTCCTGAAAATGGATGGTGTTGACCGCGTCAGAACCACCACCAATGATATTCATGAAGTGGAAAAGGTTTTAGGAGTGGAAGCCGCCCGTAACTCCATAATTCACGAGGCCCAGACCACCATGGAAGAACAGGGACTAACTGTGGATGTCAGGCACATCATGCTGGTAGCAGATATGATGACTGCCGATGGTATAGTAAAATCCATAGGCCGGCACGGTATCAGTGGTGAAAAAGCCAGTGTACTGGCTAGGGCATCCTTCGAGGAGACAGGTAAACATCTTCTCCGGGCCAGCATCAGGGGTGAGGTGGATCATCTCACCGGAATAATAGAGAATATTATAATTGGACAGCCAATACCACTGGGAACAGGGTCAGTTGGCGTCATCATGAAAGATAAATAA
- a CDS encoding 50S ribosomal protein L30e, with protein sequence MDVERGIRVAVDTGNVTLGSGKTIQALKLGKGKLVIIAENCPKEVSEDVMQYSKLSEIPVYTFQGTSVDLGSVCGKPFTVAAMMVNDPGDSTILEIVG encoded by the coding sequence ATGGACGTAGAAAGAGGAATTCGAGTTGCAGTTGATACAGGTAATGTCACACTGGGATCCGGTAAAACAATCCAGGCCCTGAAGCTTGGAAAAGGAAAACTGGTCATCATCGCAGAAAATTGCCCAAAAGAGGTAAGTGAAGATGTGATGCAGTATTCCAAATTATCCGAAATCCCGGTTTACACCTTCCAGGGTACCAGCGTGGATTTAGGATCCGTGTGTGGGAAACCATTCACAGTGGCCGCTATGATGGTCAATGATCCTGGAGATTCCACCATACTGGAAATAGTGGGGTAA
- a CDS encoding NusA-like transcription termination signal-binding factor produces MTIKFSTHEIRYIALFESMTGATVKDCLVDDENGKITFLVKKGDMGLAIGKRGSTVAKVQKTVDKGVEVIEHSDDPTEFIANLVAPAKIRSIRILQKENGEKIATLEADSRNKRTAIGKGGQNIERARVLAKRQHNINNIVIK; encoded by the coding sequence GTGACCATTAAATTCAGTACCCATGAAATCCGATACATCGCCCTCTTTGAGAGCATGACCGGGGCAACAGTGAAAGATTGCCTGGTGGATGATGAAAACGGTAAAATCACCTTCCTGGTTAAAAAGGGAGACATGGGTCTGGCCATAGGGAAAAGAGGAAGCACCGTTGCCAAGGTGCAGAAAACCGTGGACAAGGGTGTGGAAGTAATTGAACACTCTGATGACCCCACAGAATTCATAGCTAACCTGGTGGCCCCCGCAAAGATAAGGAGTATACGCATACTCCAAAAAGAAAACGGGGAGAAAATAGCCACTTTAGAAGCCGATTCACGTAATAAACGCACCGCCATAGGAAAGGGCGGGCAGAATATTGAAAGGGCTCGGGTACTGGCCAAAAGGCAGCACAATATAAATAATATAGTTATAAAATAG
- a CDS encoding 30S ribosomal protein S12 translates to MPGLFAAKKLKKNRQNFRWKDTEYKRKALGLDIKADPLGGAPQARGIVIEKVGIEAKQPNSAIRKCVRVQLIKNGKQLTAFAPGDGAIGFIDEHDEVVIEGIGGPSGRSMGDIPGVRWKVTKVNNVALEEMVKGKIEKPVR, encoded by the coding sequence TTGCCAGGATTATTCGCAGCAAAAAAGCTTAAAAAGAATCGACAAAACTTCCGGTGGAAAGACACCGAATACAAGAGGAAAGCACTCGGGCTAGATATTAAAGCAGACCCATTGGGAGGCGCACCCCAGGCACGGGGAATTGTCATCGAAAAAGTGGGAATCGAAGCAAAACAGCCCAACTCCGCAATCCGGAAGTGTGTACGAGTACAACTCATAAAAAATGGTAAACAACTCACTGCATTCGCCCCAGGAGACGGAGCAATAGGATTCATCGATGAACACGACGAAGTGGTTATTGAAGGAATCGGTGGACCATCCGGAAGATCCATGGGAGACATTCCAGGTGTACGCTGGAAAGTTACCAAAGTGAACAACGTGGCCCTTGAAGAAATGGTTAAGGGTAAAATCGAAAAACCAGTGAGATAA
- a CDS encoding 30S ribosomal protein S7, with translation MSFKVFDSWELEEVKVEDLGLVNYICLDEIMVPHTMGRHVKRQFAKSRVSIVERLMNKIMRTQRNSGKKNKAYNIVKEALIVINQRTKENPLQTLVKAVENAAPREETTRIKYGGIGYQVAVDIAPQRRVDLAIGFITKGALQSAFKRKKSAGECLAEELLLAAEADTRSFSVGKKEEKERVARSAH, from the coding sequence ATGAGCTTCAAAGTTTTTGACAGTTGGGAACTGGAAGAAGTTAAAGTAGAAGACCTGGGACTGGTCAACTACATTTGTCTGGACGAAATAATGGTCCCCCATACCATGGGAAGACACGTCAAGAGGCAGTTCGCCAAATCAAGAGTATCAATAGTAGAAAGATTAATGAATAAAATAATGAGGACCCAGAGGAACTCCGGTAAGAAAAACAAGGCTTATAACATTGTTAAAGAAGCATTAATAGTTATAAACCAGCGAACCAAAGAAAACCCTCTACAGACCCTGGTTAAAGCCGTGGAAAACGCAGCACCCCGGGAAGAAACCACCCGTATCAAATACGGTGGAATCGGTTACCAGGTAGCAGTGGACATAGCACCACAGCGCAGGGTAGACCTGGCCATTGGTTTCATAACCAAGGGAGCACTCCAGTCAGCATTCAAACGGAAAAAATCCGCAGGAGAATGTCTGGCAGAGGAACTGTTACTGGCAGCAGAAGCTGACACCAGAAGCTTCTCAGTCGGGAAAAAAGAGGAAAAAGAACGAGTGGCCAGATCAGCCCATTAA